The following proteins are co-located in the Salvelinus namaycush isolate Seneca chromosome 31, SaNama_1.0, whole genome shotgun sequence genome:
- the st6galnac4 gene encoding alpha-N-acetyl-neuraminyl-2,3-beta-galactosyl-1,3-N-acetyl-galactosaminide alpha-2,6-sialyltransferase isoform X2, whose protein sequence is MVNIGLQGYLRITPGRRDQFLKMHCLQCALVSSSGQMQGAGLREEIDQMGCVIRMNNAPTLGYERDVGSRTSLRVVSHTSVPLLIKNESYYFRHSADTTYVFWGPERNMRQDGKGRVFNALMKMATKYPQVKMYMVTREKIQYCDSVFQNETGKNRMNSGAFLSTGFFTMILAMDMCDSIHVYGMIDDNFCSRADHSVAPYHYYEGSRMDECRMYRMHEHASRGGHRFITEKAIYARWALHHRVEFKHPSWNLQKRKHDP, encoded by the exons ATGGTCAACATTGGTCTCCAAGGATACCTCAGGATCACCCCTGGCAGGAGGGATCAG TTTTTGAAGATGCACTGCCTCCAGTGTGCCTTGGTGTCCAGCTCGGGCCAGATGCAGGGGGCAGGTCTCAGAGAGGAGATTGACCAAATGGGGTGTGTGATCCGCATGAACAACGCCCCCACGCTGGGCTATGAGAGGGACGTTGGGAGCAGAACCAGTCTGAGGGTCGTATCGCACACCAGTGTTCCACTGCTGATTAAAAATGAGAGCTATTACTTCAGGCACTCTGCGGACACCACCTACGTGTTCTGGGGTCCTGAGCGGAACATGAGGCAGGATGGGAAAGGGCGTGTTTTTAATGCCTTGATGAAGATGGCCACGAAGTACCCGCAGGTCAAAATGTACATGGTGACTCGGGAGAAGATCCAGTACTGTGACAGTGTTTTTCAGAACGAGACAGGgaaaaacag AATGAATTCAGGTGCTTTTCTCAGCACTGGTTTCTTCACCATGATCCTGGCCATGGACATGTGTGACAGTATTCACGTCTATGGGATGATCGACGATAACTTCTGCAG CCGTGCCGATCACAGTGTTGCTCCCTACCACTACTACGAGGGAAGCCGGATGGACGAGTGCCGCATGTACCGGATGCACGAGCACGCAAGTCGTGGCGGCCATCGCTTCATCACCGAGAAGGCCATCTATGCCCGGTGGGCCTTGCACCACAGGGTGGAGTTCAAACACCCTTCCTGGAACCTGCAGAAAAGGAAACATGACCCCTGA
- the st6galnac4 gene encoding alpha-N-acetyl-neuraminyl-2,3-beta-galactosyl-1,3-N-acetyl-galactosaminide alpha-2,6-sialyltransferase isoform X1, with product MDMKSQRFHWICLVIVTLSVLLWYVHMTRSDGSNSMVNIGLQGYLRITPGRRDQFLKMHCLQCALVSSSGQMQGAGLREEIDQMGCVIRMNNAPTLGYERDVGSRTSLRVVSHTSVPLLIKNESYYFRHSADTTYVFWGPERNMRQDGKGRVFNALMKMATKYPQVKMYMVTREKIQYCDSVFQNETGKNRMNSGAFLSTGFFTMILAMDMCDSIHVYGMIDDNFCSRADHSVAPYHYYEGSRMDECRMYRMHEHASRGGHRFITEKAIYARWALHHRVEFKHPSWNLQKRKHDP from the exons ATGGATATGAAGTCTCAG AGATTCCACTGGATTTGTCTAGTTATTGTAACACTGTCAGTGTTGTTATGGTACGTCCACATGACCAGATCAGATGGGTCCAACAGCATGGTCAACATTGGTCTCCAAGGATACCTCAGGATCACCCCTGGCAGGAGGGATCAG TTTTTGAAGATGCACTGCCTCCAGTGTGCCTTGGTGTCCAGCTCGGGCCAGATGCAGGGGGCAGGTCTCAGAGAGGAGATTGACCAAATGGGGTGTGTGATCCGCATGAACAACGCCCCCACGCTGGGCTATGAGAGGGACGTTGGGAGCAGAACCAGTCTGAGGGTCGTATCGCACACCAGTGTTCCACTGCTGATTAAAAATGAGAGCTATTACTTCAGGCACTCTGCGGACACCACCTACGTGTTCTGGGGTCCTGAGCGGAACATGAGGCAGGATGGGAAAGGGCGTGTTTTTAATGCCTTGATGAAGATGGCCACGAAGTACCCGCAGGTCAAAATGTACATGGTGACTCGGGAGAAGATCCAGTACTGTGACAGTGTTTTTCAGAACGAGACAGGgaaaaacag AATGAATTCAGGTGCTTTTCTCAGCACTGGTTTCTTCACCATGATCCTGGCCATGGACATGTGTGACAGTATTCACGTCTATGGGATGATCGACGATAACTTCTGCAG CCGTGCCGATCACAGTGTTGCTCCCTACCACTACTACGAGGGAAGCCGGATGGACGAGTGCCGCATGTACCGGATGCACGAGCACGCAAGTCGTGGCGGCCATCGCTTCATCACCGAGAAGGCCATCTATGCCCGGTGGGCCTTGCACCACAGGGTGGAGTTCAAACACCCTTCCTGGAACCTGCAGAAAAGGAAACATGACCCCTGA
- the miga2 gene encoding mitoguardin 2 — MSIRRAEGMSIAQALAMTVAEIPVFLYSTFGQSIFSQLKLSPSLKKVLFATALGSVALALTAHHMKRRGRKRKQATAAKDEQKQVGIPEALIRSGRPSSLRRGGPFPGRQMMSPSTRSNETMSGISSLAPSKHSSSSHSIASMRVPTSPNQSANPSTPWEAEPVEEESGAMGDANAENLYIIGMELFEEALQKWEQALNIRHRTHSNASKASTSLALEGAAACPNLPTSESHNKVFAEKLETLLHRAYHLQEDFGATIPPDSLLADFESEGTLILPNLESRMREDDATTITSDDSFFSAAELFDNLSLEVCQPLRPAALYDEALSLVQDGSVPCRELRTELLECYGDQDFLAKLHCVRQAFQVLLLDETHRTFFMETGKQMITGLMTKANKSPKAFLETYEDMLLYTQREETWPVSRMELEGRGVVVMNFFDIVLDFILMDAFDDLESPPSSVVAVLRNRWLSDSFKETALATACWSVLKAKRRLLMVPDGFISHFYAISEQVSPVLAFGFLGPRQHLSEVCTIFKQQIVQYLKDMFDHDKVRFTSAQSLAEDILSLSHRRSDILLGYLGIDSLLEPNGTLPQGDTEPGPSPSNHH; from the exons ATGTCAATCAGAAGAGCAGAAGGGATGTCCATCGCCCAGGCCTTGGCCATGACTGTGGCCGAGATCCCCGTGTTTCTCTACTCCACCTTTGGGCAG TCCATATTCTCTCAGCTGAAGCTTTCTCCCAGTCTGAAGAAGGTGCTGTTCGCCACAGCTCTGGGGAGTGTAGCCCTGGCCCTCACCGCCCACCACATGAAGAGACGCGGCAGGAAAAGGAAACAGGCAACAGCTGCGAAAGATGAGCAGAAGCAGGTGGGAATACCAGAGGCATTGATCCGGTCAGGGAGACCGTCATCTCTGAGGAGAG GTGGGCCGTTTCCCGGGCGACAGATGATGAGCCCCAGCACACGGAGCAACGAAACCATGAGCGGCATCTCTTCACTGGCTCCCAGCAAACACTCAAGCTCCTCCCACAGCATAGCCTCT ATGCGAGTCCCGACTTCTCCGAACCAGTCGGCCAATCCGTCGACTCCCTGGGAGGCAGAGCCTGTGGAGGAGGAGTCGGGAGCCATGGGGGACGCAAACGCAGAGAACCTGTACATCATTG gCATGGAGCTGTTTGAGGAGGCCCTTCAGAAGTGGGAGCAGGCCCTGAACATCCGGCACCGCACCCACTCCAATGCCTCCAAAGCCAGTACCAGCCTAGCCCTGGAGGGGGCAGCGGCCTGCCCCAACCTGCCCACG TCTGAGTCGCATAACAAGGTCTTTGCCGAGAAGTTAGAGACCCTCCTGCACAGGGCCTACCACCTACAGGAGGACTTTGGCGCCACCATTCCCCCAGATAGCCTGCTGGCAGACTTTG AGAGTGAGGGAACACTCATCCTGCCAAACTTGGAGAGTAGAATGCGTGAAGACGACGCCACTACTATCACTTCTGACGATTCCTTCTTCTCAGCGGCAGAA CTGTTTGACAACCTGTCTCTGGAGGTGTGTCAGCCTCTGAGGCCCGCTGCTCTTTACGACGAGGCTTTGTCACTGGTCCAGGATGGCAGCGTGCCCTGTCGAGAGCTCCG AACTGAGCTGCTAGAATGCTACGGCGACCAAGACTTCCTAGCCAAGCTCCACTGTGTGAGACAAGCCTTCCAG GTTTTGTTGCTGGACGAAACTCACCGGACGTTCTTCATGGAGACCGGCAAGCAGATGATCACAGGACTCATGACCAAGGCAAACAAG AGTCCCAAAGCCTTCCTGGAAACCTATGAGGACATGCTTCTCTACACCCAGAGAGAGGAGACCTGGCCAGTCAGCAGGATGGAACTGGAGGGGCGAGGG GTGGTGGTTATGAACTTCTTTGACATCGTGCTGGACTTCATCCTGATGGATGCCTTTGATGACCTGGAGAGCCCGCCCTCGTCCGTTGTGGCAGTGCTCAGGAACCGTTGGCTCTCTGACAGCTTCAAGGAGACG gcTCTGGCTACTGCGTGCTGGTCCGTTCTGAAGGCCAAGCGGCGTCTGTTGATGGTTCCAGACGGCTTCATCTCCCACTTCTACGCCATATCAGAACAGGTCAGCCCCGTACTGGCCTTTGGCTTCCTGGGGCCGCGACAGCACCTCAGTGAGGTGTGCACCATCTTCAAA CAACAAATAGTGCAGTACCTGAAAGATATGTTTGACCACGACAAGGTGCGCTTCACCTCGGCCCAGTCGTTAGCCGAGGACATCCTGAGCCTGTCCCACCGCCGCAGTGACATCCTGCTGGGCTACCTGGGCATTGACAGCCTGCTGGAGCCCAATGGAACTCTACCCCAAGGAGACACAGAACCGGGCCCCAGCCCCTCCAACCACCACTGA